The genomic segment TGATATTACATCCAATCCTATTACGCTAAGCAAAATGAGGCCTAACACAGCAAGccgattttattgggtatttatCAAGATATTGACAGGCTGAATGAAAGTTGACTTCGTCGCAAAACATTTCTCCAAGATATTGTTAAAAGCCCTCCCCTGTCTGAATATGCCTTTCATAAGGTTGCATACATGTTAGACTTGGATATTAACTGCCAAAACAACCAAATAGATTGGTCCAACCCATTTCATGTTCTCAAGGTAGCAACTCAACCACTATTTTTACAACCATCCCATCAACAAACTTTATCCTATCAACTCATGGAGTTTGCAAGATTACAACCCTATTAACTACCCGTATAAGGATACGACATATAACATTTACATAGCAAAAGGAAAGAATGTGAAGGACATATCGACAACTAAACTTCCTTCAAAGTTACCTACAACCATATTACCATAAAAACCACCAGTACTCAAGCTCCATACAACATCATTATTTCCAAAAGCAGACATTAATAATTTTGCTACTGAAAGCTAGGTAATATGATTTCGACGCCTCCTGATTAAGTAAGGGAACAAAACCCCCTCAGCTGAAGAACAACTCTCAAGTTGATCCAGAGCAGCTACAAGACTCGACTAAATTACCATATTGCACATGTAGTTAGTACACTGCAGTTTAGCAGCATTCTTGAATTCGCATTTGGGTAGCATAGTTAAATTGTTTATCTTCTTTTCATATTCTAGTTGCAACAAAGCAAATTTAAGCATCAGAGGGATCTCACAAGTTCAGACAAAGTTCCAATAGATTATTCGTGGAAAGGATTAATCAGATATTGAATTCACAGTGGAAAGCCTCACGGACgagggtaaaaaaaaaaaaaatcaatctccTAAACTGCAAACGATAATCTCTTCTCCAAGAACATTCAACACCTAATCTAATGCAGCAAAATCTTTCTATTGTAACACAAATAAAACGCAAATCCATGAAAAATGACCTAATTAGATTAACAAATTCAATATCCAAGACTAAACAAACTTGCAACACCAGcaactatttaaaaaaaataaatcaaaactccatAACATTCAACCAAGCAAAAGTCTGTTCATATTGAAATCTTTAAAACACTAAAAAGTATAAAAACCAACCTCATTGGACGAAAGCCCATTACACAAACTATTCACGAGTGTTTAGTTTCCATTACGCTCTTGACGGTAGGCGCATAGAGAGAATAAACAAGGGCCTGCCTTTCTGCGATGGCGAGCTGCGACTTTCCATCGGCAAAGGCGGCCCCGGCGGCGGAGTGATCGTTAAGACGGTGGTTGTGGCGAAAGGCGTCGATGGTGCGACGTTTCGCGTACTCCCTAACGTTGTAATCCGTGAACACACGGGCCGTGCGAAGGAGTGAGCGGAAGAGTGAGAGAACTTCGGCGCGCGTTGGCGCTGACCCCatctctttcttttttcctcCCCGCTTTCGTGGTTTGCAGAGGCTGGAGAATTGCGTATAACTTCGGTTATTCTAGCTAGGAATATATTTTAAAGAGAATCTCGATTATCAcccaataaatttattaaaaatacatatacttctatatataaaaaaaataaaataa from the Primulina huaijiensis isolate GDHJ02 unplaced genomic scaffold, ASM1229523v2 scaffold208322, whole genome shotgun sequence genome contains:
- the LOC140966961 gene encoding uncharacterized protein is translated as MGSAPTRAEVLSLFRSLLRTARVFTDYNVREYAKRRTIDAFRHNHRLNDHSAAGAAFADGKSQLAIAERQALVYSLYAPTVKSVMETKHS